The Lujinxingia vulgaris DNA window GGCGCGGCTGGAGTAGAAGAGCATGTCTTCGCTCAGGTACATCGCGCCGCCCACATAACCGGGGAGCTCGTCGAGAGGCACGTAGCTTGAGGTGCCGGGGCCGACGCGGATGTTGGCGTCGTCGCTGACGCCTTCCTCGACTTTTTTGATGAAGGGACCGTTGAGCCAGCCCACGTCGCGGCGGTAGCGGTGCCAGTCGGGGAGGGGCTCTTCCTCGGCGGGCTCGGGTGTGGGGCCGAAGAGCAAAAAGTCGCCGATGAGCTCGTGGCGTGCCGGCGGCACGCTCTCGGGGGTGGGGTCGTCGTCGGGGCGGGCGATCAGGGTGCGGCGCGTGGGGTAGACGCGGGCGCGCTCCATGTTGAAGGCGACCTCGGCGCGTTCGGCGTAGGGGATGCGCAGGCCGGTGAAGCGGCAGGGGGTCTCTTCAAAGCCGCTGATGCGCACGCGAACTCTGGCGAGCTCTTCGGCCAGGATGAGGTCGAGGGCGGGGGTAACGTCGCCTTCGACGCGCGCGTTGGCCACGACGCCGAGGAGGGCTTCGGGGACGGCGCCCAGCAGGCTCTGGCAGGGGATCTCTCGGGGGGAGGAGAGTTTCAGGCTAAGCGCGCGTTCTCCGGGCTTGAGATCCAGGGAGGCGTCGAGGCGGGCGTCGACGCCGCGGAAGCTGACGCGGGCGTTTTCGGTGGAGATGGCCGGGCGGTCGATGTTGAGCCAGCCCTGGCCGTGGGCGTCGAGGTTGAGGCCTTCGAGGCGCTCGTCGGCCAGGGCTTCGGTGTCGATCCAGCCCTCGGAGAGGGAGAGGGCGGCGCGCAGGGCGTAGCCACGCTCGGGCTCCAGGGCGTCGGGGATGGCGTCGAAGCCGGCGATGGCCTCCACAAAGAGGTCGAACTTCCCGCCATACTCACCTCGGAAGCCGCGCCGCGGCAGGGTGCGCTGGGTGGTCAGGCCGGGGAGGGCGTCGAGGCTGACGCCTTCGAGGTGTACGCGGGCGTAGCGCGGCAGAAGCGAGGCCGGGTGCAGGATGAGACTCGCCAGGGCGCGGCCGCGCTCGGAGTCGGCGAAGGCGTCGAGTTGGCCCCGGTGCCAGCGAAGCGTGGCGTTCTGCAGGAGGGGCTGTGGCGAGGCATCAGAGGAGCCTTCGGCGTCGGCGGCAGGCGGCAGCTCGATGGCTCCTTCGCTGGCCCGGAGCTCGGTGGCCCAGGCGGCAGCGCGCAGAAGATCGACGAGGCCACCGCGGGTTATCCGGGAGGTTGAGCGATCGTCGGGGTTACCAGCGTCAGCCGTTTGCTGCGTGGCGCGCAGCAGCGCGACGCGCGGGCGTTCCAGTCGAGCAAAAAGGGGCGTTGTGGTGCCGGGGCTCAGGTGCAAAAGGGGAAGATTGGCGCGGGCGGCCAGGGGCCCGCGCGAGAGGGTGGCTTCGATGCCGCTTAAGGTCAGGGTCTGGGTGCCGGCGTCGAGCGTGGCCTGGGCCACCTCGATGGCAGAGCCGGCCGGTCCGGCCAGCTGGAGGGCCGGCGCGTCGGCGCGGCCGGCTTCGAGGCGGGCGTCGCGACGGGCGAGGGAGAGCGACCCGTTGATGGGGAGCGTTGGGTCTTGAGCGAAGGGGTGGAGCAGGGCGGGGAGGGTGCTGGTAGCGCTGACCTCCCAGCTGTCGCCGCGGCTTTTGAGCGCGATGTCGGTGAGCGCCATGGAGAGCGCGGGGTGGGCGACGCCGGCATCGAGGGTGATATGGTTGATCGCGACGTCGGGCAGGTTGTTTAGCAGGTGCGCCAGGCGCGGGTCGGCGCTCAAAGTGCTCGTCGGCGTGCTGGGCGGGTCAGCGAGTGCGTCATTACTGGCGGGCTGGTCGTCGGAGCCTGCGTGCCCCTGGAGGGTGCGGCGGAGTGCGGTGGGATCGTCGATCGTGAGTGCGGCGTCTTGTACCTGCAGGGAGGTCAGCTCCGGGGTTTTGGTGAGCAGCGAGAAGGGGCTGGCTTTGAGGGTGATCTCGGCAGCCTGAAAGCGGGTGGCCAGGGCCTGATGCTCGACGGTGACATCGTGAAGGGTGAGGCGTCCGGTCCAGCTGAGCGTGAGCGCGCTCCAGGTGCCCGTGGCTCCAGCGCGCGCCAGGGTGGCGGGCAGCGCGCGCTCGACGACCGGCGCGGCCAGGCGCGGCAGAAAGAGGGCGCCGCCGAGCAGGGTGACTGCCAGGAGCGACAGGGTGATGAGGGTGATGCGGCGTCTCAAGGGCTCTCCTGCCCGTACAGACCAATGACCGGGGCTTCGTGGGCCCGATTAGCCTCAACCGACCTTGTGTTGTCAACGTTTCGGGTGGGGAATTCACGAGGTGTTACGAGGGGGAGGGCTGGGGGTTGAGGGCCGAAGGTGTCCCGTTCACGCGAGCGTCGAGGCGTTTTTCGGCGGAGTGGGGGGTGTACGCGCGTGAGGGGGGGAGTTTGGCGGACGGAAGCGTGGTGAACGCGGGATGGTCGAGGTGTTTGCGAGTTGAAGGAGGGTCGATCGCGTGTTGGATGAGGTTTGCGCCGATTGAAAGAGAGGCGAACACGCGATGATCGAGGTGTTCGGGAATTGAAGGAAGGTTGAACAGGTGTTGATCGAGGCCTGCGCCGGCTGAAGGAAGGTCGATCAGGCGATGAAGGAGGTGTGTGCCGGCTGAAGGAAGGTCGAACACGGGCTGAGGGAGGTGTGCGCCGGATGAAGGAAGGCTTCTCACGCGCTGATCACGGGTGTTTCAACTGGCGAGGAAGGCTCTCAGCTGCTGATCACGGGTGTTTCAACTGGCGAGGAAGGCTCTCAGCTGCTGATCACGGGTGTTTCAACTGGCGGGCGGGTCGATCAGGTGCTGATCACGCATGCTTCACCTGGCGGGAGGGTTGATCAGGTTCTGACCCCGGGTGCTTCAAGTTAAAGGACGATCGATCAGGTGCTGATCACGAGTGTTTCAATTTGAACTAAGGTCGATCAGGCGCATGGGATAAGGTCCATCGGCCAGAGGTGCAGCCGGAGCGCGTGGCGAGTCTCGGGGGCATGGCAGGGGGCAAAGGGGCTGGAGCGTGCGTGGGCGCGGGCGCGATCGCCTTGACGCCCGGGGGCGCCACGGTGAAGGTTAGGCAGAATTTTCAGGGCCGAAGATTGACGCAAAGGACGACGGCCCTACGCACGAAGCAGTCGAGGACGTATGCGAGGTCGCTGGCCGAAGCAGGATATGTTGCTGCACCCCCGACGCCGTCGCCGGCGAGGAAGACCCTGGCTGACGGCGTTGCTGGTGCTGCTGGCGGTGGGGGCGTTGGTCTACATGGTGGTGGGCGGGGAGGAAGAGCCTGATGAGCAGGCGCTGGCGCACGGCCTGGCGTTTGCCGAGGCGTACATGCGGGTGAACAGCGCGGTGGCGCTCTCGCAGGCGACGCTGACGAGCGGTGAGGCCGAGGCGATTCTGGCGGAGAAGGCCGAAGAGGCGGCGTTGAGCGCGAGTTTCACCGAGGGTCAGGCTGCGGTGATCGCAGGCGAAATCAAGCCCAACCAGTCGGTCTTTGTGAGTTTGCAGGCGCGCAACGTCTCGGCCGGAGCGATCCACGAGGTGGTGACGGCCACGGAGAAGGAGTTCGACTTTCGGCGCAGCCGTCCCGGCGATCAATGGCGGGTGGAGACCGACGAGAGCGGCAAGATCGTGGAGTTTCGCTACCAGACCTCCCCGGAGGACATCTGGGTGACCACGCTGCAGGATGACGGCACGTATGTGGCGGTCAAGCAGGAGGTGCCGATCGAGACGCGGCACGAGGCGGTGGCGGGCTCGATTGCGTCGAGCTTCTGGCTGGCGCTGGAGGCGACCGGGGAGAGCGGCGCGCTGGCGCACCGGTTCATGGAGATCTTTCAGTACACCATCGACTTCAACACCGAGACGCGGGCGGGGGATCATTTCGCGATGATCTTTGAGAAGGTCTACCTCGAAGGGGAGTTCTTGCGTTACGGGCGAGTGATTGGCGCGAAGTACATGGGGGAGCGGGGGACGTACTGGGCGTTTTACGATGAGGAGCGGGGGGAGGAGCCGGGGTATTACGATGAGGAGGGGGAGAGTTTGCAGCGGCAGTTTTTGCGCAGCCCGCTTCCCTTTACGCGGGTGACGAGCCGGTATGGTCGGCGCGTGCACCCGGTGCTGGGTGGGACGCGAATGCATCGCGGGGTGGATTACGGGGCGCCGATCGGTACGCCGGTGCAGGCGGTGGCCGACGGGACGGTGGTCTTTGCGGGGAGGGCCGGCGGTTATGGCAATCTCATTAAGATCCGGCATAGCGGCGGGTTTGAGACGCGCTTTGCCCACCTCAACAACTT harbors:
- a CDS encoding transglycosylase domain-containing protein; this translates as MRRRITLITLSLLAVTLLGGALFLPRLAAPVVERALPATLARAGATGTWSALTLSWTGRLTLHDVTVEHQALATRFQAAEITLKASPFSLLTKTPELTSLQVQDAALTIDDPTALRRTLQGHAGSDDQPASNDALADPPSTPTSTLSADPRLAHLLNNLPDVAINHITLDAGVAHPALSMALTDIALKSRGDSWEVSATSTLPALLHPFAQDPTLPINGSLSLARRDARLEAGRADAPALQLAGPAGSAIEVAQATLDAGTQTLTLSGIEATLSRGPLAARANLPLLHLSPGTTTPLFARLERPRVALLRATQQTADAGNPDDRSTSRITRGGLVDLLRAAAWATELRASEGAIELPPAADAEGSSDASPQPLLQNATLRWHRGQLDAFADSERGRALASLILHPASLLPRYARVHLEGVSLDALPGLTTQRTLPRRGFRGEYGGKFDLFVEAIAGFDAIPDALEPERGYALRAALSLSEGWIDTEALADERLEGLNLDAHGQGWLNIDRPAISTENARVSFRGVDARLDASLDLKPGERALSLKLSSPREIPCQSLLGAVPEALLGVVANARVEGDVTPALDLILAEELARVRVRISGFEETPCRFTGLRIPYAERAEVAFNMERARVYPTRRTLIARPDDDPTPESVPPARHELIGDFLLFGPTPEPAEEEPLPDWHRYRRDVGWLNGPFIKKVEEGVSDDANIRVGPGTSSYVPLDELPGYVGGAMYLSEDMLFYSSRALSTALINRALRMNISRSRYVYGGSTLTQQLVKNLFLTRDKTLSRKIQEVIIGWRIDEIVPKERVLELYLNVIEFAPDVYGIGPAARFYFEKDARELTPLEAIFLANLKPAPWEGPRLVRRGRTPERGWWIERTAEIGQRLVDYNYLNPAQAAAMAPYVVTWPEARVELERERYRQARKAERERQQELRDRLRGDANRSPH
- a CDS encoding peptidoglycan DD-metalloendopeptidase family protein, with translation MRGRWPKQDMLLHPRRRRRRGRPWLTALLVLLAVGALVYMVVGGEEEPDEQALAHGLAFAEAYMRVNSAVALSQATLTSGEAEAILAEKAEEAALSASFTEGQAAVIAGEIKPNQSVFVSLQARNVSAGAIHEVVTATEKEFDFRRSRPGDQWRVETDESGKIVEFRYQTSPEDIWVTTLQDDGTYVAVKQEVPIETRHEAVAGSIASSFWLALEATGESGALAHRFMEIFQYTIDFNTETRAGDHFAMIFEKVYLEGEFLRYGRVIGAKYMGERGTYWAFYDEERGEEPGYYDEEGESLQRQFLRSPLPFTRVTSRYGRRVHPVLGGTRMHRGVDYGAPIGTPVQAVADGTVVFAGRAGGYGNLIKIRHSGGFETRFAHLNNFARGIRAGVRVTRGQLVAKSGNTGRSTGPHLHYEMLQNGRHIDPLSVDTARGEPLKGESLASFKSEIVVPWRAKLTEALREAAPRALAQREAASGPDEQLDTIQSEP